The proteins below come from a single Chryseobacterium bernardetii genomic window:
- a CDS encoding TQO small subunit DoxD: MNNQTYSYAGMFTTALRWVAGWTYFSAFWRRLILENKLNPDEAGYIGEKFNHFLPNALGIKPIIEHLVSNPESLWWAMISFTIIEGIVGLLFILGVFTRLMSIGVFSLALGILLGSGWLGTTCLDEWQIGVLGVASGFTIFLSGGGKYSFDEYFIRKNKSFASTKWFQFLGSGMLPLTEKVLNKTVLVGAIFIFGLTLFTNQYFHGGVYGTLHNLSVRPHVSISNAKIQNDTLSFIVFRDEGADVYGSFLIGIKLMDENGNTVFEQTQTQLSQLTSAHIKNEYVAKVKPGKHSLILPLGAKASLNFKETIFTTLEGKYTLELLDISGVKWQEKITVIKN, translated from the coding sequence ATGAACAATCAAACATATTCGTATGCCGGAATGTTTACCACGGCATTGCGCTGGGTGGCCGGCTGGACCTACTTTTCCGCGTTTTGGAGAAGATTAATTTTAGAGAACAAACTCAATCCTGATGAGGCAGGATATATCGGTGAAAAGTTCAATCACTTTTTACCCAATGCTTTGGGCATAAAACCCATTATCGAACACCTTGTTTCCAACCCTGAAAGTCTTTGGTGGGCAATGATTTCCTTCACAATTATAGAGGGAATTGTAGGACTTTTATTTATACTCGGCGTTTTTACCAGATTGATGAGCATTGGCGTTTTCAGTTTGGCACTAGGAATTTTATTGGGTTCCGGCTGGCTCGGAACGACCTGTTTAGACGAGTGGCAAATTGGCGTTTTGGGTGTTGCTTCTGGGTTTACCATTTTCCTTTCAGGTGGCGGAAAATATTCTTTTGACGAATATTTTATTCGAAAAAACAAATCATTTGCGAGCACAAAATGGTTTCAATTTCTAGGTTCTGGAATGTTGCCATTAACAGAAAAAGTACTGAACAAAACGGTCTTGGTGGGTGCGATTTTTATTTTTGGTTTGACATTATTTACCAATCAATATTTTCACGGTGGCGTTTATGGAACTTTGCACAACCTCTCCGTTCGTCCTCACGTAAGTATTAGCAATGCAAAAATTCAGAATGATACGTTGTCTTTTATCGTTTTCAGAGATGAGGGTGCCGATGTATATGGCTCGTTTTTGATAGGTATAAAATTGATGGATGAAAATGGAAATACGGTTTTTGAACAAACGCAAACGCAACTTTCACAATTGACTTCTGCGCACATTAAAAATGAGTATGTAGCAAAGGTAAAACCCGGAAAACACAGTTTGATATTGCCTTTGGGTGCAAAAGCATCATTAAATTTTAAGGAAACTATTTTTACAACTTTAGAAGGAAAATACACCTTAGAATTGTTGGATATCAGCGGTGTAAAATGGCAAGAAAAGATAACTGTTATCAAAAATTAA
- a CDS encoding TlpA family protein disulfide reductase — translation MEKFKIWLKKNWSVTLLFAIFVLLLVSPDAKAWLMRQIISTGLLNSKIEEKNVEKPANENIATISESFSVKDESGQSINVSELKGKVVFINFWASWCPPCRAEFPSIQKFYEKYEGNDELVFITINLDDEPQAGKHYFEKEKFTIPFLIPNGNIPNEYFSGSLPTTVILDKTGKIRMHHAGMADYSKDSFYEEINQLLKD, via the coding sequence ATGGAAAAATTCAAAATATGGCTCAAAAAAAACTGGAGCGTCACGCTTTTATTTGCAATATTCGTTTTGTTATTGGTAAGCCCAGACGCAAAAGCGTGGTTGATGAGACAGATTATTTCAACAGGTTTACTTAATTCAAAAATTGAGGAGAAAAATGTTGAAAAACCTGCTAATGAAAATATTGCAACCATCTCTGAAAGTTTCAGCGTAAAAGATGAAAGCGGACAATCAATCAATGTTTCTGAACTGAAAGGCAAAGTGGTTTTTATTAATTTCTGGGCATCTTGGTGTCCGCCTTGCAGGGCAGAATTTCCGTCGATTCAGAAGTTTTACGAAAAATATGAGGGAAATGATGAGCTCGTTTTTATCACGATAAATTTAGATGATGAACCACAAGCCGGAAAACATTACTTTGAGAAAGAAAAATTTACTATTCCATTTTTAATTCCAAACGGAAATATTCCCAATGAATATTTCAGCGGTTCACTCCCAACAACCGTAATTTTGGACAAAACCGGAAAAATAAGAATGCATCACGCAGGAATGGCAGATTATAGCAAAGATTCTTTCTATGAGGAAATTAATCAACTTCTAAAAGACTAA